The following are encoded together in the Nitrosopumilus sp. b3 genome:
- a CDS encoding matrixin family metalloprotease, with the protein MKGFFVIFLIIGIIGYAWYADLLPFGTENNSVKLTPSIENIQQISNVLVSQEEQIIYYSYEDPPEIPNKEIPVSALEKAIATWEYNNPQLKFVESKNPNIEIKWQEFSTPTHTGLATCNSVLFGILSHCVLNISVGSLDCNENFIQNDENMVTNILMHEIGHALKLGHTNETGHLMYSHESPQESFDNLGYVVPQRFDELYVGQKILVEEQKEIKKEIESLEKKLSDEKLLYDKLLKDYQYYEDRSLSSDEYRDATELFNNLKDKTEKINQIIQKQNILIDKINEIVNQLGCNPNFEILQ; encoded by the coding sequence TTGAAAGGATTTTTTGTAATTTTTTTAATTATTGGCATAATTGGATATGCATGGTATGCAGATTTGCTTCCATTTGGAACTGAAAATAATTCTGTAAAACTAACCCCTTCAATTGAAAATATCCAACAAATATCAAATGTCTTAGTTTCACAAGAAGAACAAATAATTTATTATTCATACGAAGACCCTCCTGAAATCCCAAACAAGGAAATTCCAGTATCTGCTTTGGAAAAGGCAATTGCCACTTGGGAATACAACAATCCTCAATTGAAATTTGTTGAATCAAAAAATCCTAACATCGAGATAAAGTGGCAGGAATTTTCAACTCCTACACATACAGGACTTGCAACATGTAATTCAGTTTTATTTGGAATACTAAGTCACTGCGTATTGAATATCTCAGTTGGATCTCTTGATTGTAATGAAAATTTTATTCAGAATGATGAGAATATGGTTACAAATATTTTGATGCATGAAATTGGTCATGCATTAAAACTTGGTCATACCAATGAAACCGGTCACTTGATGTATTCTCATGAATCTCCTCAAGAATCATTTGATAATTTGGGATATGTAGTACCTCAAAGATTCGATGAATTGTATGTTGGTCAGAAAATCTTAGTTGAAGAGCAAAAAGAGATAAAGAAAGAAATTGAATCACTGGAAAAAAAATTATCCGATGAGAAATTACTTTATGATAAACTTCTCAAAGATTATCAGTATTATGAAGACCGATCTTTATCATCAGATGAATACCGTGATGCTACTGAGTTATTTAATAATCTAAAAGATAAAACTGAGAAAATTAATCAAATTATTCAAAAACAAAATATTCTGATTGACAAAATTAATGAAATCGTTAACCAATTGGGTTGTAACCCTAACTTTGAAATTTTACAATAA
- a CDS encoding 5'-nucleotidase C-terminal domain-containing protein — translation MDRILKKITSKSKNSLVIVHITDTYFLKESKIGNKIDLPGFARIYGVLELLSKKFGEENILFLHGGDFLFPSFLSNHYKGKQMIDILNQCRLDYCTLGNHDYDGGSMILEKRIHESKFKYLITNLIPPKNISKKILQYDVWPKKNPQIAIVGISGKMTATKAAENGFKIKDMKKSLHSTLNEIKKKFPEINLLAVLSHMGDSEDVDLKKNLNNMWSGNSIVFGGHDHSQIISYRPKSDKCMIVKGQSNARTIQMMVFDETPISKKKQNLKKKLYVLHSKQYQEIPASRNIENNIESLYSKLKKQNKLPSNKIIKKFPHKVILDGTELSLRKGTTNLGNFITDCLKYHTNADIALINSGHFRGDRLFLEKLRMSDLYHTFVMTDAGKIIVTNLSKKECILLLKHAYRQTGKGKILQFSKNTLQILKKSKNEEGFRVALIQDMLFTNEDGFASIIAKNRKTNIQDLRKKLKKDILKNTNLVEGIVKTASQVKYDPKMRLKVKPKISWK, via the coding sequence GTGGATAGAATTCTAAAAAAAATCACATCAAAATCAAAAAATAGTCTGGTTATTGTTCATATTACTGATACATATTTTCTAAAAGAATCAAAAATTGGAAATAAAATTGATTTGCCTGGATTTGCAAGGATTTATGGAGTTTTAGAACTATTGTCTAAAAAATTTGGAGAAGAAAACATCCTATTTTTGCACGGAGGTGACTTTCTTTTTCCATCTTTTCTAAGCAATCACTATAAAGGAAAACAGATGATAGACATTCTAAATCAGTGCCGATTGGACTACTGCACATTAGGAAATCATGACTATGATGGAGGATCAATGATTTTAGAAAAGAGAATCCATGAATCAAAATTCAAGTATTTAATAACCAATTTAATTCCCCCAAAAAATATCTCAAAAAAAATTTTGCAGTATGATGTATGGCCAAAGAAAAATCCACAGATTGCAATAGTTGGGATTTCAGGTAAAATGACTGCAACCAAGGCTGCTGAAAATGGATTTAAAATAAAGGACATGAAAAAATCACTTCACAGCACATTAAATGAAATCAAAAAGAAATTCCCAGAAATTAATTTACTTGCAGTCTTATCTCATATGGGAGATTCTGAAGATGTTGATCTAAAGAAAAATCTCAATAATATGTGGTCGGGAAACTCCATAGTATTTGGAGGTCATGATCATAGCCAAATAATTTCATACCGCCCAAAATCAGACAAGTGTATGATAGTAAAAGGACAGTCAAATGCCAGAACAATTCAGATGATGGTTTTTGATGAAACTCCAATTTCAAAGAAAAAACAAAATTTGAAAAAGAAATTATATGTTTTACACTCAAAGCAATATCAAGAAATTCCAGCATCAAGAAATATAGAAAATAATATTGAATCTTTGTATAGTAAATTAAAAAAACAAAATAAGCTTCCATCAAATAAAATAATTAAAAAATTTCCGCACAAGGTAATTTTAGATGGTACAGAACTATCACTGAGAAAGGGAACAACAAATCTAGGTAATTTCATAACCGATTGTCTAAAGTATCATACCAATGCAGATATTGCGCTGATAAATTCGGGACACTTTCGAGGAGACAGATTATTTTTAGAAAAATTAAGAATGTCTGATTTGTATCATACATTTGTAATGACGGATGCTGGAAAAATTATAGTTACAAATCTTAGTAAAAAAGAGTGCATTCTTTTATTAAAACATGCATATCGTCAGACAGGAAAGGGAAAGATTTTACAGTTCTCAAAAAATACTTTGCAAATTCTGAAAAAGTCAAAAAACGAAGAAGGGTTCAGAGTGGCACTAATACAAGATATGTTATTTACAAACGAAGACGGATTTGCAAGCATTATAGCTAAAAACAGAAAAACGAATATCCAGGATTTACGAAAAAAATTGAAAAAAGATATTTTAAAAAATACAAATTTGGTAGAGGGAATAGTAAAAACGGCTTCTCAGGTAAAGTATGATCCAAAAATGAGGCTAAAAGTTAAGCCGAAAATAAGTTGGAAGTAG
- a CDS encoding GIY-YIG nuclease family protein, with protein MELLDDKMRVWLESAKFVKPNPGVYVLYNRSKDPIYIGQTDNLEKTFTKYVDTDFDGNECKQKTQSYQRVFTENPKEFQLKLIEDFKNETGKFPSCNSEIQVETP; from the coding sequence ATGGAATTATTAGATGACAAAATGAGAGTTTGGCTTGAAAGTGCAAAATTTGTAAAACCAAATCCAGGGGTGTATGTTCTCTATAATAGAAGTAAAGACCCAATATACATCGGACAGACAGATAATCTTGAGAAAACATTTACAAAATATGTAGACACTGATTTTGATGGAAATGAATGTAAACAAAAAACGCAATCATATCAAAGAGTATTTACAGAAAATCCCAAAGAATTCCAATTAAAGTTAATTGAAGACTTCAAAAATGAGACAGGTAAATTCCCTTCATGTAATTCTGAAATTCAAGTAGAAACACCATAA
- a CDS encoding helicase C-terminal domain-containing protein: MILSLLEKFPTQFNPRQIQKEIISKIEENLKSGFKKIILCAPTGVGKSLVGATVSSYFDSSFTVTASKHLQDQYIKDIPFLKPVKGKQNFPCMKLMETEKVENDRRAMRWGLTCDKGVCQERISKNGKEVVEVCKFKPTIKQVEEKTQDSQSCHYYLQKYDALTSNHSLWNYHAFFTIMKFNKKLFEDYLDRKVTVFDEAHKIEDQIIQFVGFDIFSGQVDECNLNSEKYDFTDLDSVIKLTDDMAYSYAKKIKDIKENSAFQKEPDYELISGLERRYNRSAQAKIDIMTDKENFVVNDPVKDFNGNFRTISVRPIDVSKFANEFFETDYQLFMSATIDKSSFCENMGLEKDDVAFVDTEKSPFPIENRTIDLLNVRRLSYGSTNEDELEVIKTIDRILDEHSDERGLILTSSIPRCQKILQSLSPKNASRIRICHSRNKDGKSQDDVISEHASDPNGVLLSSSLWEGVDLKDELSRFQIIAKVPYPNYTEKRTRAKMNKFPLWYTAQTLTKILQGFGRSIRSDDDWAKTYVLDTAVNNVLFKGQQMIPKAYYDVLGIENQ, encoded by the coding sequence TTGATCCTGTCTCTTTTAGAAAAATTCCCTACTCAATTTAACCCACGTCAAATTCAAAAAGAGATCATTTCAAAAATTGAGGAGAATCTAAAATCTGGTTTTAAAAAAATTATCTTGTGTGCACCAACAGGAGTTGGAAAATCACTTGTAGGAGCCACAGTTTCAAGTTATTTTGATAGTTCTTTTACCGTTACGGCATCAAAGCATTTGCAAGATCAATACATCAAAGATATTCCGTTTTTAAAACCTGTTAAGGGTAAACAAAACTTTCCATGTATGAAATTAATGGAGACAGAAAAAGTAGAGAATGATAGACGAGCAATGCGATGGGGCCTGACATGTGATAAAGGTGTATGTCAAGAGAGAATAAGTAAAAACGGAAAAGAAGTAGTTGAGGTCTGTAAATTTAAGCCAACAATAAAGCAGGTGGAGGAAAAAACTCAGGATTCTCAATCCTGTCACTATTATTTACAAAAATATGATGCACTGACGTCAAATCACTCTCTTTGGAATTACCACGCATTTTTCACAATAATGAAATTTAACAAAAAACTTTTTGAAGATTATCTTGATAGAAAGGTAACTGTATTTGATGAGGCACATAAAATTGAGGATCAAATTATACAGTTTGTTGGATTTGATATTTTCAGTGGTCAGGTAGACGAATGTAATTTAAATTCTGAAAAATATGATTTTACTGATTTAGATTCTGTCATAAAATTAACTGATGACATGGCATATTCTTATGCGAAAAAAATTAAAGATATCAAAGAAAATTCTGCATTTCAAAAAGAACCTGATTATGAGTTGATTAGTGGTCTTGAAAGAAGGTATAATCGCTCTGCACAGGCTAAAATTGATATTATGACAGATAAAGAAAATTTTGTTGTAAATGACCCTGTTAAAGATTTCAATGGGAATTTCAGAACCATCTCTGTAAGGCCTATTGATGTTTCAAAATTTGCTAATGAATTTTTTGAAACCGATTATCAATTATTCATGTCTGCAACAATTGATAAATCAAGTTTTTGTGAAAACATGGGCTTAGAAAAAGATGATGTTGCATTTGTTGATACAGAAAAATCACCATTCCCAATTGAAAATAGAACAATAGATCTACTAAATGTCAGAAGACTAAGTTATGGCTCTACAAATGAAGATGAGCTTGAAGTCATCAAAACTATTGATAGAATTTTAGATGAGCATTCAGATGAACGAGGATTAATTCTAACATCATCCATTCCTAGATGCCAAAAAATTCTTCAATCCCTTTCTCCAAAAAATGCATCTCGAATTAGAATTTGTCATAGTAGAAACAAGGATGGAAAATCACAAGATGATGTAATTTCCGAACACGCATCTGATCCAAATGGTGTTTTATTGTCTTCATCTTTATGGGAGGGTGTTGACCTGAAGGATGAACTATCACGATTTCAAATAATTGCTAAAGTTCCATACCCGAATTATACTGAAAAGAGAACCCGTGCAAAGATGAATAAATTTCCGTTATGGTACACTGCCCAAACACTGACTAAAATTTTGCAAGGATTTGGTCGTTCTATTCGTAGTGATGATGACTGGGCAAAGACATATGTTTTGGACACTGCTGTAAACAATGTACTTTTCAAGGGTCAACAAATGATTCCAAAGGCATACTATGATGTCTTGGGTATTGAAAACCAATAA
- the ilvD gene encoding dihydroxy-acid dehydratase: protein MEISSKNVVEGTSRAPQRAMYKAMGLNDDDLSKQFIGVCHTGNEATPCNIHLPRLALKAKEGVSDTGATPREFSTIAVSDGIAMGHEGMKSSLISREVIADSIELMVRAHQYDALVGIAGCDKSLPGTMMAMARLNIPSVFVYGGTIMPGMLDGQELTIVDVYEAVGAYDSGQLSLESLKNIENTACPNSGSCGGMFTANTMASISEAIGLALPGSASPPAEDDRRDKMVYDTGVACAKLLEMNIRPKEILSFEAFENAITMLNSVGGSTNGILHLLALANEVSIDLTYDDFERIRKKTPHLADMKPGGNYVMNSLDKIGGIPFVLKKLLDKGLLNENCVTVTGKTIKENLNAIKIPDTEQHIVRSVENPIHQVGTAVILKGSLAPEGAVIKTAGVEMTKFTGKARVFDREEYAFDAVSKGEIDEGHVVVIRYEGPKGGPGMREMLATTAALVGQGLGKKVAMVTDGRFSGGTRGFMVGHVAPEAYVGGPIALVKDDDEITIDTETNIIDLHVSEEEMEDRRKQWSKPAPNYTHGALAKYATLVGSAAQGAITTANP from the coding sequence ATGGAGATTTCTAGCAAAAATGTGGTAGAAGGGACATCACGTGCTCCACAAAGAGCAATGTACAAAGCTATGGGACTAAATGATGATGATTTATCTAAACAATTTATCGGCGTCTGCCATACTGGCAATGAAGCAACGCCATGTAACATTCATCTTCCAAGATTAGCTCTCAAAGCTAAGGAGGGAGTATCAGATACTGGTGCAACTCCTAGAGAGTTTTCAACCATTGCAGTAAGTGATGGAATTGCAATGGGCCATGAAGGTATGAAATCATCATTAATTTCTCGTGAAGTCATTGCAGACTCAATTGAACTAATGGTCAGAGCACATCAGTATGATGCCCTTGTAGGCATAGCAGGGTGTGACAAAAGTTTACCTGGCACCATGATGGCGATGGCCAGACTAAACATTCCATCAGTATTTGTCTATGGCGGAACAATCATGCCAGGTATGCTAGATGGGCAAGAGCTAACAATAGTTGATGTGTATGAGGCTGTAGGAGCATATGATTCTGGGCAACTATCACTAGAGTCTTTAAAAAATATTGAAAACACAGCGTGTCCTAATTCGGGTTCTTGTGGCGGAATGTTTACTGCAAACACAATGGCCTCAATTTCAGAAGCCATAGGTCTTGCACTGCCAGGAAGCGCCAGCCCACCAGCAGAAGACGACAGACGAGACAAGATGGTATATGACACAGGAGTTGCATGTGCAAAATTATTAGAGATGAATATTAGACCAAAAGAAATTTTGAGTTTTGAAGCATTTGAAAATGCAATCACCATGCTAAACTCTGTTGGAGGATCAACTAATGGGATTTTACATTTACTTGCACTTGCAAATGAGGTTAGTATTGATTTGACATATGATGATTTTGAAAGAATTCGAAAGAAAACACCGCATTTAGCGGATATGAAACCAGGAGGAAATTATGTGATGAATTCCCTAGATAAAATTGGCGGAATTCCTTTTGTGTTAAAAAAACTTCTTGACAAAGGATTACTAAATGAAAACTGTGTCACAGTAACAGGAAAAACAATCAAGGAAAATCTCAATGCAATAAAGATACCAGATACAGAGCAGCACATAGTAAGATCCGTTGAAAATCCAATTCATCAAGTTGGCACTGCAGTAATTCTCAAAGGGAGTCTCGCTCCCGAAGGAGCAGTAATCAAAACTGCAGGAGTAGAGATGACTAAATTTACCGGAAAGGCACGTGTATTTGATAGAGAAGAATATGCATTTGATGCAGTCTCAAAAGGAGAAATAGACGAGGGACATGTAGTGGTAATCAGATATGAAGGTCCAAAAGGAGGTCCAGGGATGAGAGAGATGTTAGCAACAACTGCAGCATTAGTTGGACAGGGATTAGGCAAAAAGGTTGCAATGGTAACCGATGGCAGATTTTCAGGAGGAACTCGAGGATTCATGGTAGGACATGTTGCACCAGAAGCATATGTAGGCGGCCCAATAGCTCTTGTAAAAGACGATGATGAAATCACAATAGACACTGAAACTAACATAATTGATCTTCATGTGTCAGAAGAAGAGATGGAAGATAGAAGAAAACAGTGGTCAAAACCTGCACCAAACTATACACATGGTGCACTAGCAAAGTATGCAACACTTGTAGGCTCAGCAGCTCAGGGTGCAATTACTACAGCAAATCCCTAG
- a CDS encoding protein-disulfide isomerase, which yields MGRKERREREQKRDNYATRHSAEKRKQTLIAVGVLAVIAVIVGYAGWIFVNMTDNVPGGPENAGALGSEHAHAGILVSIFGDEFDFSAPAYQIKSSWIHFEGRDGTTIHKHATGVTLGYLFETLSLGLDDQCFVFQDGRSFCTNEDYKLSFYVNGEQLPDIRELEIQEDDKILIVYGGETPEEIDALLLKLESRELIK from the coding sequence ATGGGTCGAAAAGAAAGAAGAGAGCGTGAACAAAAACGTGATAATTACGCTACAAGACATTCAGCAGAAAAAAGAAAACAGACTCTTATTGCCGTAGGAGTATTAGCTGTAATTGCAGTAATTGTGGGATATGCAGGATGGATATTTGTCAACATGACAGATAATGTTCCTGGAGGTCCTGAGAATGCAGGTGCTTTGGGTAGTGAACACGCACACGCAGGAATTCTAGTTTCAATTTTTGGTGATGAATTTGATTTTTCAGCACCTGCCTACCAAATTAAATCAAGTTGGATTCATTTTGAAGGAAGAGATGGCACGACAATTCACAAGCATGCAACAGGTGTAACTCTAGGATATCTCTTTGAAACATTATCTTTGGGATTAGATGATCAATGCTTTGTTTTCCAAGATGGAAGAAGTTTCTGTACTAATGAGGATTACAAACTATCATTTTATGTGAACGGAGAGCAGTTGCCTGATATCAGAGAACTAGAAATCCAAGAAGATGATAAAATTCTAATCGTATATGGTGGAGAAACTCCTGAAGAGATTGATGCATTATTGTTAAAATTAGAAAGCAGGGAATTAATCAAGTAG
- a CDS encoding HIT family protein, whose product MGCIFCEILDGKRDGHLLYEDKSHISFLDKYPIDVGHSLIIPREHHERITDMDSEDVGKIFSLVPKIASAILKATGADAFSLGQNNGRAAKQIIPHVHIHIIPRYNSKGTIWTKRQISTEDELVELSKNIRSFIV is encoded by the coding sequence ATGGGTTGTATTTTTTGTGAAATTTTAGATGGAAAAAGAGACGGGCATTTGTTATATGAAGATAAATCTCATATTTCATTTTTAGATAAATATCCAATTGATGTGGGTCATAGTCTAATTATTCCTAGAGAACACCATGAAAGAATCACAGATATGGATTCAGAAGATGTTGGAAAAATTTTTTCACTGGTACCAAAAATTGCTAGTGCGATTTTAAAGGCAACTGGTGCTGATGCATTTAGTCTCGGCCAAAATAACGGGAGAGCTGCAAAACAAATCATTCCACATGTTCACATACACATTATTCCAAGATACAATAGCAAGGGAACAATCTGGACTAAACGACAAATTTCAACAGAGGATGAACTTGTTGAGCTATCAAAAAATATTCGCAGTTTTATTGTTTAG
- the prf1 gene encoding peptide chain release factor aRF-1 → MKKIDVEKQDSVKLYKIRKTLEELSKKSGRGTELITVYIPKGKQLHEIIGSLQQEQGTADNIKSDLTRSHVVDSLGKVVQRLKMYKKTPDKGLVVFCGALPPEGGGPLGSEVVTVWEIEPPKDLNQYLYRCDDHFHVDILKDMLKDDNLIGFLAIDAKDAGWGLLHGDKIEVLAQTGSGVAGKHRQGGQSAKRFQKLREMELTYYFNRVAETTREYFIDIYPIKGLVISGPGPTKEDFINGNYLEYRLQNMIINTIDASYSGAEGIREAFAKSADILGDFRMVEEKKLVEDLFREVNTNSGKGSYGLQEVIEFLKNNVVKVLLITDNTNLHRVEGKCKRCNHLQEEIVERPQVIPKKTEFANNPCPECKSMEVEVNEQDIVDYLELLAAKTGSQLEVISGSAEHGNMLASLGKIGAILRYNPGHG, encoded by the coding sequence ATGAAGAAAATAGATGTAGAAAAGCAAGATTCAGTTAAACTCTATAAAATAAGAAAGACATTAGAAGAATTATCAAAAAAATCTGGACGCGGAACTGAACTAATTACAGTATACATTCCCAAAGGAAAGCAACTTCATGAAATTATCGGTTCCCTACAACAAGAGCAAGGAACTGCAGATAACATCAAATCAGATCTAACTAGATCACACGTAGTAGATTCACTAGGTAAAGTCGTTCAGAGATTAAAAATGTACAAAAAAACACCAGACAAAGGACTAGTAGTTTTTTGCGGGGCATTACCACCAGAAGGAGGAGGCCCACTAGGAAGTGAAGTTGTAACTGTCTGGGAGATTGAACCACCAAAAGATCTAAATCAGTATTTGTATAGATGTGATGACCATTTTCATGTAGACATTCTAAAAGACATGCTAAAAGATGACAATCTCATCGGATTTTTAGCAATTGATGCAAAGGATGCAGGATGGGGATTGTTGCACGGAGACAAAATAGAAGTTTTAGCTCAAACAGGCTCGGGTGTTGCAGGAAAACATAGGCAAGGAGGACAGTCAGCAAAAAGATTTCAAAAACTCAGAGAAATGGAGTTGACATATTATTTTAATAGAGTTGCAGAAACCACCAGAGAGTATTTTATTGATATCTATCCAATCAAAGGATTAGTAATTTCGGGACCGGGTCCAACTAAAGAGGATTTCATTAATGGTAACTATCTTGAATACAGATTACAAAACATGATCATCAATACAATTGATGCTTCATATTCCGGAGCAGAAGGTATCAGAGAAGCTTTTGCAAAATCAGCTGATATTCTAGGAGACTTTAGGATGGTCGAAGAGAAAAAATTAGTTGAAGACTTGTTCAGAGAAGTAAACACAAATTCAGGAAAAGGATCATATGGATTACAAGAGGTAATAGAATTTTTAAAAAATAATGTTGTCAAAGTTCTACTAATTACAGATAATACAAATTTGCATAGAGTAGAAGGCAAATGTAAAAGGTGTAACCACCTTCAGGAAGAAATTGTAGAAAGACCTCAAGTCATTCCTAAAAAAACAGAATTTGCAAACAACCCTTGCCCAGAATGCAAATCTATGGAAGTCGAAGTAAATGAACAAGATATTGTAGATTATCTGGAATTGTTAGCTGCTAAAACGGGTTCTCAATTAGAAGTAATTTCTGGTAGTGCCGAACATGGGAATATGCTTGCAAGCTTAGGAAAAATTGGTGCTATTTTGAGATACAATCCAGGGCACGGCTAA
- a CDS encoding thioredoxin domain-containing protein — protein MTKLYLLAVPVIIGIITGMFMVFFPETENDSKLLTTTKLIKNGSPIMGESNAPITILEWGDYQCTFCYKFHQNTLDIIYEDFIKTGKVKLVFKDFPLNGPDSLLAAEAAYCANDQEKYWEYHDEIYKNWGGERTGWITRESLEKFAVSTNLDINNFNKCLDDKKYQDKVITLHEFGKEIGIDATPSFLVFNDQKIIKIRGNQPLEVFLKTFDEL, from the coding sequence ATGACAAAACTATACCTTTTAGCTGTTCCCGTAATTATTGGAATTATCACAGGAATGTTCATGGTATTTTTTCCTGAAACTGAAAATGATTCAAAATTACTCACAACTACAAAATTAATCAAAAATGGCTCACCAATCATGGGAGAATCAAATGCGCCAATAACAATTTTAGAATGGGGAGATTACCAATGTACTTTTTGTTACAAATTTCATCAAAATACTCTAGATATCATTTATGAAGATTTTATCAAAACAGGAAAAGTAAAACTTGTTTTCAAAGATTTTCCACTGAATGGTCCAGACTCATTATTAGCTGCTGAGGCAGCATATTGTGCAAATGATCAAGAAAAATATTGGGAATACCACGATGAAATATACAAAAATTGGGGCGGTGAGCGAACAGGCTGGATTACGAGAGAATCCCTTGAGAAATTTGCAGTTTCAACTAATTTAGACATTAATAATTTCAACAAATGTCTAGATGATAAAAAATACCAAGACAAAGTAATCACACTACATGAATTTGGCAAAGAGATTGGAATCGATGCGACACCGTCATTTTTGGTCTTCAATGATCAAAAGATTATCAAAATTAGAGGGAATCAGCCACTCGAAGTGTTTCTAAAAACATTTGATGAATTATAA
- a CDS encoding DUF4443 domain-containing protein: MKKTIQILQNIVSRKGSSKVLTFSIPHVFKALQLLSKEKFVSRATFGKEIQLGEGAVKTLISHLKEAKMIETTKSGSFLTEKGEKISKQIQQIIPNECKIKKCAVVTGKNNFAIILKNYSSAIKSGLEQRDYAILYGSSGCTTILYKDNKFVFPGDTKDCFKEDKKTKKYILENLSPKEGDVIIISSSDDPFVAEISAKNSALWTLATN; the protein is encoded by the coding sequence CTGAAAAAAACTATTCAAATTTTACAAAATATTGTATCAAGGAAAGGATCCAGTAAAGTCCTAACATTTAGCATACCTCATGTTTTCAAGGCCCTCCAATTATTGTCAAAAGAAAAATTTGTCAGCAGGGCAACATTTGGAAAAGAGATCCAGTTAGGAGAAGGGGCTGTAAAAACACTGATCTCTCACCTTAAAGAAGCAAAGATGATTGAGACGACAAAATCAGGAAGTTTCCTTACAGAAAAAGGAGAAAAGATTTCAAAACAAATTCAGCAGATTATCCCAAATGAGTGTAAAATTAAAAAATGTGCCGTAGTTACTGGAAAAAATAATTTTGCAATTATTTTAAAAAATTATAGTTCTGCAATAAAGTCAGGATTAGAGCAAAGGGATTATGCTATTTTGTATGGATCATCAGGATGTACCACTATTTTGTACAAAGATAACAAATTTGTTTTTCCTGGAGATACTAAAGATTGTTTTAAAGAAGACAAAAAAACAAAAAAATACATTTTAGAAAATTTATCTCCTAAAGAAGGAGACGTGATAATAATTTCATCATCAGATGATCCTTTTGTTGCAGAAATTTCAGCAAAGAATTCTGCATTGTGGACTTTGGCTACAAATTAG
- a CDS encoding CbtB domain-containing protein encodes MSELRQINVSKTGVSKLAIVALAIIFAAGLFVVGFDQGHIFSLVYGEQAFTDLYIHELTHDMRHAAGFPCH; translated from the coding sequence ATGTCTGAATTAAGACAAATTAATGTGTCTAAGACTGGTGTTTCAAAACTAGCAATAGTTGCACTAGCTATAATCTTTGCAGCAGGATTATTTGTTGTAGGATTTGATCAAGGACATATCTTTAGTTTAGTTTATGGAGAACAAGCATTTACTGATCTTTACATCCATGAACTCACTCATGATATGAGACATGCAGCAGGCTTTCCCTGTCACTAG
- a CDS encoding CbtA family protein, producing MKTSIFIIIVLVSGAFAGFIHGTVNFAFVEPYLDQAIGIENQNLFASGEEEDTPEFWVEYEGYRVWQKSGQILAGVILGMSVGSLFGIVFAFSKNALPGNNIVKKSIILSGIMWVTLYIIPFLKYPANPPTVGDGETVVLRTILYLSFIAISGLGAIAFYKLSKKFQNKKKLVSLLGYAIFISVVFLVMPENPDEITAPMNLVNEFRIMSVLGVTSFWVSMGLILGLFWNRFESHKETTPHYN from the coding sequence ATGAAAACATCTATTTTTATTATAATAGTCCTAGTCTCAGGGGCGTTTGCAGGATTCATTCATGGTACTGTGAATTTTGCATTTGTAGAACCATATCTTGATCAGGCAATAGGAATTGAGAATCAAAATCTATTTGCCTCTGGTGAGGAAGAAGATACTCCTGAATTTTGGGTAGAGTATGAGGGGTATCGAGTATGGCAAAAAAGTGGACAGATACTAGCTGGGGTAATCCTTGGAATGTCAGTTGGTTCATTGTTTGGTATTGTGTTTGCTTTTTCTAAAAATGCATTACCTGGGAATAACATTGTAAAAAAATCTATTATTTTATCTGGAATAATGTGGGTAACTCTTTACATAATTCCATTCCTGAAATATCCTGCAAATCCTCCCACTGTGGGTGATGGTGAAACTGTGGTGTTAAGAACAATTCTGTATCTTTCATTTATTGCAATTTCTGGATTGGGCGCTATTGCTTTTTACAAATTGTCAAAGAAATTCCAAAACAAGAAAAAACTTGTATCTTTACTAGGTTATGCAATTTTCATTTCTGTAGTATTTCTTGTCATGCCAGAAAACCCTGATGAAATTACAGCCCCGATGAATCTGGTTAATGAGTTTAGAATAATGTCTGTACTTGGTGTTACATCATTTTGGGTGTCAATGGGGTTAATTCTTGGATTATTTTGGAATAGATTTGAATCTCATAAAGAGACGACTCCCCATTACAATTAA